From a single Nocardioides panacis genomic region:
- a CDS encoding 1-acyl-sn-glycerol-3-phosphate acyltransferase, whose product MRHWFRRIVLAPALIALTVLVLTTIPLWLLVATVLSPVVPGRLRPLRLLSLLLMHLVLESLMLVELFGLWIASGFGWFIRRPFFERIHYDLVQTYLVIFFREARRVARLKIVTEGTPPDAFPGEPLIVCCRHAGPADSFTLMYALMHWYGREPRVVLKDTLQWDPAIDVILNRLPNRFISPNRRGAAADRLEDEVGALARNLDENDAFVIFPEGGNFTPERRQRGIDKLRRLGLETMARRAERMENVLAPRPGGLIAALDAAPDADVVLVAHTGLDHLFTVRDIWRELPMDKQIIMRWWRVPRAEIPDDREARIEWLFGWWEQIDAWVAEHRPVDLPVRTWRRSTPAA is encoded by the coding sequence GTGAGGCACTGGTTCCGGCGGATCGTGCTCGCCCCGGCCCTGATCGCGCTGACCGTGCTGGTGCTGACCACGATCCCGCTCTGGCTGCTGGTCGCGACGGTGCTCTCGCCCGTCGTACCCGGACGGCTGCGGCCGCTGCGGCTGCTGTCCCTGCTGCTGATGCACCTGGTGCTCGAGAGCCTGATGCTCGTCGAGCTGTTCGGGCTGTGGATCGCCTCCGGGTTCGGCTGGTTCATCCGGCGGCCGTTCTTCGAGCGGATCCACTACGACCTGGTGCAGACCTACCTCGTGATCTTCTTCCGCGAGGCCCGCCGGGTCGCGCGGCTGAAGATCGTCACCGAGGGCACGCCGCCGGACGCGTTCCCCGGCGAGCCGCTGATCGTCTGCTGCCGGCACGCGGGCCCGGCGGACTCGTTCACGCTGATGTACGCGCTGATGCACTGGTACGGCCGCGAGCCCCGCGTCGTGCTCAAGGACACCCTGCAGTGGGACCCGGCCATCGACGTGATCCTGAACCGGCTGCCCAACCGGTTCATCTCGCCGAACCGGCGCGGCGCCGCCGCGGACCGGCTCGAGGACGAGGTCGGCGCGCTGGCCCGCAACCTCGACGAGAACGACGCGTTCGTGATCTTCCCCGAGGGCGGCAACTTCACCCCCGAGCGCCGCCAGCGTGGCATCGACAAGCTCCGCCGGCTCGGGCTGGAGACGATGGCGCGGCGCGCCGAGCGGATGGAGAACGTGCTCGCGCCCCGGCCGGGCGGCCTGATCGCGGCGCTGGACGCGGCGCCGGACGCCGACGTCGTGCTGGTCGCGCACACCGGGCTCGACCACCTCTTCACGGTGCGCGACATCTGGCGCGAGCTGCCGATGGACAAGCAGATCATCATGCGCTGGTGGCGGGTGCCGCGCGCCGAGATCCCCGACGACCGGGAGGCGCGCATCGAGTGGCTCTTCGGCTGGTGGGAGCAGATCGACGCGTGGGTCGCCGAGCACCGCCCGGTCGACCTGCCGGTGCGCACCTGGCGGCGCAGCACCCCCGCCGCCTGA
- a CDS encoding patatin-like phospholipase family protein, with product MSTAFVLGGGGLLGAVEVGMLRALFEADVRPDLILGTSVGALNGALVAADPGDAVIDRLLGLWQSAASTREVYGDGPVRQVTRAVRTGTHLHSAKPLRDRLVQELGELTFADLAVPFQCCAARIEDASEHWFAEGRVTDAVMASAAVPGLLRPAEVGGQHYLDGGIVNSIPVGRAVECGATTIYVLQVGRVDRPLKPPTKPWEVARVSFEIARRHRFHREMAALPEHVTAHVLPTGAGDGPGGPGPGKDSLLGYRDFTAISRRIDTAYDASSAYLREHG from the coding sequence GTGAGCACCGCCTTCGTCCTCGGTGGAGGCGGCCTGCTCGGCGCGGTCGAGGTGGGCATGCTCCGGGCGCTGTTCGAGGCGGACGTCCGACCGGACCTGATCCTCGGCACGTCGGTGGGTGCGCTCAACGGCGCCCTGGTCGCGGCCGACCCCGGCGACGCGGTGATCGACCGGCTGCTCGGGCTGTGGCAGAGCGCCGCGAGCACCCGTGAGGTGTACGGCGACGGGCCGGTGCGCCAGGTCACCCGGGCGGTGCGCACCGGCACCCACCTGCACTCGGCCAAGCCGCTGCGCGACCGGCTCGTCCAGGAGCTCGGCGAGCTGACCTTCGCGGACCTGGCGGTGCCCTTCCAGTGCTGCGCGGCCCGCATCGAGGACGCCTCCGAGCACTGGTTCGCCGAGGGCCGGGTCACCGACGCGGTGATGGCCTCGGCCGCCGTCCCCGGTCTGCTGCGCCCCGCCGAGGTGGGCGGGCAGCACTACCTCGACGGCGGAATCGTGAACTCGATCCCGGTGGGCCGCGCCGTCGAGTGCGGGGCGACGACGATCTACGTGCTCCAGGTCGGCCGGGTCGACCGGCCGCTCAAGCCGCCGACGAAGCCGTGGGAGGTCGCCCGGGTCTCCTTCGAGATCGCCCGCCGGCACCGGTTCCACCGGGAGATGGCCGCGCTGCCCGAGCACGTCACCGCTCACGTGCTGCCGACCGGGGCCGGTGACGGGCCGGGTGGTCCGGGTCCCGGCAAGGACTCGCTGCTGGGCTACCGGGACTTCACCGCGATCAGCCGCCGCATCGACACCGCGTACGACGCCTCGTCGGCCTACCTCCGGGAGCACGGGTGA